GTGAGATGCAGACGGTAATCGAGTCCAACCCGTCGAGTCGTATCGACGTGATGTACTACGGCAGGGGGCCGGACGATACAAGAGGTAGTGACGACCTGTATGCCCCGGATCCAAATTCGCATTTGGAGCCTCACGCTGGTGACGGCTGGTTCGCCCGCCTCCCGTTCGCGTGGTACCTCGAAACGTACGAGGCACAGGTCGATAGCGCCGAAGACCCCCAGATTCTGCGCGACACGAAACCACCGGTCGTCATCGCGTACGGGAACGTGAGCACCTGTGACAAGGAGTACGACAGCGCCAGCGACATCGACCAGTTCATGGACGGGTACGAGCGTCACGAAGTGCAGCGGTACAACTACGACAGTGGCTGTACGGTCAGCACGATGGTCATCTACATCAACGAAGACGCCACGTCGAGCGAGTAAGCTACGCGTGCCGACGCCCACGCCCACGCGCTGGGTACGCGACTAACGCGACTCTCTGAGCGTATGACTCGTCCGAAGTACGCGTGCAACGACCGAGTATCGTTTCGCGGTAGCAACGCAACGCCCCGTGGTATCGGTCCTTCGACGCGCTTAAGCCCTTCTGGAATCAAATCTCCTGAGAATGAGCGACGCGGCCATAGACGTCGTCGAGTTTTTGCTCACTGCGAGCCGCTACAACGACAACCGTGAGTTGGACGAAAACGACCTTCTCCCCAGGTATCGGCAGGTGTTCTGGCCCGACAGGACCGACCAGAGCGACAGCGACCGCCCCGGTAGAGACGAGATACCGGGCATCGAGCGCCCCGTCCGGCCGACCATCGAGAACGCCCGGCGAGCGACGGGCGTCGAGAACCCGTGGAGCGCGATTTCGGAGTTGATGTTCACCGACCGCGACGAGTTCTCGGGGTCGCTCGAACTCGCGCAACCGGACATGGCCGAAGAGTGGTTCTTGAGTCGCGCGGAGGACCGCATCATCCACAATCCGGTTCTGGCGGACGCCTTCGAAGAGGAAGTCGAGGGCGCGGACTACGAGGCTGCGCGGAACGCCAACCGCCCGATTCAGGCCGACCGCGCCTGGATAGACGGCCTGCTCGCGGAGTACTTCGCCGACGAGGAAGAAGAGGAGATGCTGGACCTCGTGGACATCCGCGCGCCCGAGGAGATAGAGACCACGCTGGACGACCTCGTCCTCACCCACGACCAAGAGGCCGAGATTCACAAAATCGTCAAGGCCATCGAACACCGCGAGTATCTGGCGCACATCGGGCTTCGGGAGATTGGAAAGCTCCTCTTTGTGGGGCCACCGGGTACCGGGAAGACTTCGACAGCACGTGCGCTGGCCTACGACCTCGACCTCCCGTTCGTGGAGGTCAAACTGTCGATGATTACTAGCCAGTATCTCGGCGAGACTGCCAAGAACGTCGAGAAGGTCTTCGAGGTAGCGAAGCGACTCTCGCCGTGCATCCTCTTCATGGACGAGTTCGACTTCGTGGCGAAGACCCGCGCCAGCGACGAACACGCCGCCATCAAGCGTGCAGTGAACACCCTGCTCAAATCCATCGACGACATCAGTCTGATTCAGGACGACGTGTTGCTCATCGGCGCGACCAACCACCCCGACCAACTCGACGCCGCGGCGTGGCGGCGCTTCGACGAAATCGTCAACTTCCCCAAGCCGGACGAGCAGATGCGAGCGGACATCCTCAAACTCGTGACTCGGCCGATGGAAATCGTGGACTTCGACCCCCAAGAACTGGCCCGAGAGACGGAGGGGCTGACCGGGAGCGACCTCCGGATGGTGCTTCGAGAGGCCGTGCTGGACGCACTCACCGAGGAACGGACGGAACTCACCCAGCAAGACTTCTTGGACGCCGTGAAGGACTTCGAGGAGCGCGACCACCTGAAGGACATGGACATGATAGAGGGCGACCACGACGCGCTCGTGGCGGGCGGGGATATTTCCGGTAGTGCGAGTGCTGACGGCGGGCACAGCCACGACCACTAATCGGTCGCGTTTTCGCGCAGAGTCCACTTCAGTACGTTTCTACGAAGCTGATTTTCGAACTCGGCGCGCGCTGGGTCGGCCTGTTGTTTGGGCCGAGCCAAATCCGCAAGAGACGAGGGCGCGAAGCGCGCCGTCGCCACCCGACGAGAAAAAAGGCGGTCCGGAAATCTTTCTACCCCACATCCCTACCATTCCGACAAATGGAGGTCACGCTACTGGGGACTGGCGACACCACTGGAACCCCGACGCCGGGGTGCGACTGCGACACCTGCGATGAAGCCAAAGCACGCGACATCGAGCGAACCCGATTCTCGGTTCACGTCCGCAACGAGCGCACCGACGAGTGTCTCCTCATCGACGCCAGCCCCGACTTCCGCCACCAGTTCCTCCACCGTGACGTAGCTCTGCCAGACGAAGCCATCATCACCCACATCCACTTCGACCACCTCGACGGATTGGGCAACGTCTATCGACTGCTGGACGACCTACCAGTTCACGCCGCAGACGAAGTAGACCCCTTGACCGACGAAAGCGTCGCCGACACGATTCGGAGCAAGTACGACTACCTCGACAGGGTGACTGTCCACGACCACGCGCCACACGAGACGTTTCGGGCCTGCGGTCTCGACGTGACCTTAGTGCCGGTCGAACATCCGCCGCTACTCTGCTACGGCGTCGTCGTTTCGGACCCCGACACCGGCGCGAAACTCGCGTTGACCGGCGACACCTGCTACGACATTTCCGACCGTTCGCGGGCCGCTCTGTCGGACGCAGACCTAATGCTCGCGGACGCAATCGTCCCGGCGTCGCTCTGCGAATATCACCCCCTCGGCGGCGACCACCACGGACCAGACGGCGTGGCCCGAACCTTCGGCACCAAGCACATGACTCGTGAGGGGGCGCTCGCGCTGGCCGACGAGTTGAACGCCGAGGAAGTTCGACTCGTTCACGTCGCGCACTTCTACCCCGTCGAAGAAGCGTTCGAAGAGCCGCTTGCCGTGGACGGCGAGCGGTACCGGTTGTGAGTCGGAGCTATCGGGTAGTCAGTCACGAAAGACGGGCCAGCAGTTCCAGAAGCCCCAACTCAGTACGACGACGCCGAGCAGGACTAACAACCCCGAAACGAACGGTCTGGTCATCGGTGTACAATCGATTACCCCACCTCTCGCCGTGACGAAGCACACCTCTCTGGCCACACCGAGCAGGAGCAGGACTACGCCAGCACCGACGAGACAGAGGCCACCGAGAAGTCGAGTCGCTAACGCTTGCTTGCGCTCCATAGCGGCCCAGCGTTCACGGACCGCCGACCGCTCCCACTCCGTCCCCCGCTCCATATGAACGTTATATGTTACCATACATCATACAACTTTCCGAAGTATCCTCTCGAACGCCTCTTCGAATTATGTTCGAGAAGCTACGACAGAGCCAGTGAGTTATCGACTCACTGCTTCTGACGAGTCAACCCCACTCCCATCGCGAACAGCGCGGCGAGGGCCGCGATTGCCGCCGAGACGCCGAAACCGGGAATCGTAGACGACGACCCGGTCGAACCACTACCGTCGCTACCCGTGCCGCTTCCGTCGTCGTTTCCGCTGTCGGTGTCGCCGTCCATCGCACCTTCGGAGGTACCCGCGGTCTGGGTCGGTTGTTGGCCGTCGGCCCAGCCGTCGATGCTCTGGAGTCGCTCGTTGCAGTCCCACATCGCGGACTTGTTATCGTGCTTGTCGGCGGTTGCGACTTCGTAGGTACCGGTCGCGTTGACGTCGCTCATCGTCGGTCCCTCGCTCTCGTCGGCGTTCGTGACTCGTGCGGCGTCGTAGACCAGCCACGGCGCGTAGAACTCCCAGACGATGTCACCTTCTGGCGTCACCTCGACCACGCGACTGTGCCGCGAGTCGGTGACGAGCGTGTTGCCGTTCTGGAGGCGGTCGGCGTCACGCGGCCACGCGAGGTCGCCCTCCAGTGTCCACGCGCGGTTCCAGCCCTGTCCGTTCGTCAGGTCCCCGTCGGGGTTCGTGTACTCGACGATGCGACCGTTGTCGCTGTCGGCGACGAGAATCGTCGGCGTGCTGTTCTCGCTCTCTAGATAGTCGGGGTTGTGCTGTTCGTTCAGGATGTCTTTCTGGCCGTCTTCGCCCACCTTCATGACGATGTCGCCCGACTCGCGGTCAACGACGATGGCTTGGTCGAAGTTGCGCGGCGAGAGGAGGTACTTGCCCTCACCGACTTTGTCAACGTCGTTGACGTGGGTCCAGTCGTCGGTGTAGTTCTCCTCCATGTTCTGGCGGTCGTAGTGGTCGTCGAAGTGCCACTGCCACTCGATGTCGTCCGTCTCGCGGTTGTAGACGAAGATTCTGTCGCCGTTCGTCTGGTTGCTCTCGTGGTAGTTGCGCATGTTGGCGACCAGCAGTTCGGTCCCGTTGTTGATGAGGTCGATGTCGTGGGTGTCGGCGAGGTCGAACGTCTCCACCCAGACGCGCTCCTGCGTGCGAGGGTTGAGTTCGTAGGCGATAGTCTTGTGGCCCTTCACCGTCGCGGTGACGAAGACGTTCCCGTTCTCCATCGGGTCCACGTCGTAGCCCCAGACGACGTCGTACTTCGCGGCACTCTGGTGGACCCACTTCACCTCGCCGTTCGGACCGACGCCGACGAGTTTCGCGGGCTTCTTGCCACCCCTGTTGCCCCACTTGTACCCCTGCACGCTGACGACTGTCATTCCGTCTGCGGGTTCGGAGATGTTACCCGCACAGAGTTTGTCCGGGACGCTCGTCGTGCTCATCGACCTCGTTTCGGCCTGTCCACTCGGGGCCGCCACCGCTGGCGTCACCACCGAGAGACAGCACAGCACCGCCGCGACGACGGCGAGGTGCTGTCGGGAGGAAATTTGCATGCTACTGCTATCGGCGGTCTGGCTTTTGAATCTTCACGTTCTACACACACCCTCCCGCAGGTGGCGCGCCTGTTGTCTGGCGACCCTAACCATATGTCTCCGTCGCACGTATCTCGCTCTATGTCTTCGCGCCTGAAACGACGCTTCGCCGACTCGGAGTTCTTCTGGGGTCGCCACGCGAATCCCGCTAGCGGATGGTCGCGGGTGCCGACCGGACCACTCCTGCTGTACGCGCTCTATCGGCGCAACTGGAAACTGCTCGCTGGCACGGTGCTGTTCGTCGCCGTCAATCCGATTCTGTTTCCCGCAGACGAGAGCGAGGAAGACGACGGACTCGAAGGCTGGATGACGAAGGGCGTTTGCGGTGAGCAACTGTGGTTGCAGGGTACGGACGCAGGTCGAGCGAACTGGCTGAACGTTCTCAACGTGCCCGTCTTCCTGTACGCGCTCTACTCGGCGTACCGCCAACACCCGCGGGCGACGTTCCTCGCCACTGCGGCGACGATGGCGCTGAAACTGCTGTTCGTGAACGAGATGGCGAAACTGTACGAGCGAGACCAGTCCCGGCAAATCGAAGCCCCGTTCGCGGACTGACCGACGAGTGGGACAAGACGAAGTAGCCGCCAGACCAATTTCCGACCGTGAATCTTTCCGACGCCCTCGAAGCCCGCGGCCTCGTCTGCGTCGTCGGCGCAGGTGGGAAGAAGACGACGCTGTACGCACTGGCCGACAGACTCGACCGAGCTATCGTCACCGCGACCGTTCGCATCCCCATTTTCGACGAGCAGGTCACCAGCGTCGAAGTGACCGAGAAACCACGCTCGTACATCCAAACCGCTTCGTCGTGGCCACTCGGCCTCGTCCCCGAACAGGAGCGCGAGGACCGCTACCGCGGCTACGACCCCCAGACAGTCGCCGAACTCGCAGACGCCCACGACGGCCCCACGCTCGTGAAAGCCGACGGTGCGCGCACTCGTTGGCTGAAGGCCCCGAACGAGCGCGAACCCCAACTTCCAGCGACTGTCGATACCGTTCTTCCCATCGCCAGCGCGAAGGTGGTCGGCAAACCGCTCACCGAGGAGTTCGTCCACCGACCGGAGCGCGTGGCGGCACTCACGGACTGCGAAGTCGGCCACGAACTCGACTGTGAGGCCGTCGCCACCGTCCTCGCCAGCGACGAGGGCGGCCTGAAAGGAGTGCCCGAAGGAGCGACGGCAGTCCCCGTCGTGAACATGGTAGACGACGATGGTTTAGCGACCACCGCCAAA
The sequence above is a segment of the Halorussus halophilus genome. Coding sequences within it:
- a CDS encoding ATP-binding protein, giving the protein MSDAAIDVVEFLLTASRYNDNRELDENDLLPRYRQVFWPDRTDQSDSDRPGRDEIPGIERPVRPTIENARRATGVENPWSAISELMFTDRDEFSGSLELAQPDMAEEWFLSRAEDRIIHNPVLADAFEEEVEGADYEAARNANRPIQADRAWIDGLLAEYFADEEEEEMLDLVDIRAPEEIETTLDDLVLTHDQEAEIHKIVKAIEHREYLAHIGLREIGKLLFVGPPGTGKTSTARALAYDLDLPFVEVKLSMITSQYLGETAKNVEKVFEVAKRLSPCILFMDEFDFVAKTRASDEHAAIKRAVNTLLKSIDDISLIQDDVLLIGATNHPDQLDAAAWRRFDEIVNFPKPDEQMRADILKLVTRPMEIVDFDPQELARETEGLTGSDLRMVLREAVLDALTEERTELTQQDFLDAVKDFEERDHLKDMDMIEGDHDALVAGGDISGSASADGGHSHDH
- a CDS encoding MBL fold metallo-hydrolase, which encodes MEVTLLGTGDTTGTPTPGCDCDTCDEAKARDIERTRFSVHVRNERTDECLLIDASPDFRHQFLHRDVALPDEAIITHIHFDHLDGLGNVYRLLDDLPVHAADEVDPLTDESVADTIRSKYDYLDRVTVHDHAPHETFRACGLDVTLVPVEHPPLLCYGVVVSDPDTGAKLALTGDTCYDISDRSRAALSDADLMLADAIVPASLCEYHPLGGDHHGPDGVARTFGTKHMTREGALALADELNAEEVRLVHVAHFYPVEEAFEEPLAVDGERYRL
- a CDS encoding arylsulfotransferase family protein; the encoded protein is MQISSRQHLAVVAAVLCCLSVVTPAVAAPSGQAETRSMSTTSVPDKLCAGNISEPADGMTVVSVQGYKWGNRGGKKPAKLVGVGPNGEVKWVHQSAAKYDVVWGYDVDPMENGNVFVTATVKGHKTIAYELNPRTQERVWVETFDLADTHDIDLINNGTELLVANMRNYHESNQTNGDRIFVYNRETDDIEWQWHFDDHYDRQNMEENYTDDWTHVNDVDKVGEGKYLLSPRNFDQAIVVDRESGDIVMKVGEDGQKDILNEQHNPDYLESENSTPTILVADSDNGRIVEYTNPDGDLTNGQGWNRAWTLEGDLAWPRDADRLQNGNTLVTDSRHSRVVEVTPEGDIVWEFYAPWLVYDAARVTNADESEGPTMSDVNATGTYEVATADKHDNKSAMWDCNERLQSIDGWADGQQPTQTAGTSEGAMDGDTDSGNDDGSGTGSDGSGSTGSSSTIPGFGVSAAIAALAALFAMGVGLTRQKQ
- a CDS encoding DUF6653 family protein; translated protein: MSSRLKRRFADSEFFWGRHANPASGWSRVPTGPLLLYALYRRNWKLLAGTVLFVAVNPILFPADESEEDDGLEGWMTKGVCGEQLWLQGTDAGRANWLNVLNVPVFLYALYSAYRQHPRATFLATAATMALKLLFVNEMAKLYERDQSRQIEAPFAD
- the yqeC gene encoding selenium cofactor biosynthesis protein YqeC, producing MNLSDALEARGLVCVVGAGGKKTTLYALADRLDRAIVTATVRIPIFDEQVTSVEVTEKPRSYIQTASSWPLGLVPEQEREDRYRGYDPQTVAELADAHDGPTLVKADGARTRWLKAPNEREPQLPATVDTVLPIASAKVVGKPLTEEFVHRPERVAALTDCEVGHELDCEAVATVLASDEGGLKGVPEGATAVPVVNMVDDDGLATTAKKIARRVLAQTADREFDVPRVVLTQMVADDPVVAVVK